TCCTTTGCTGAAAATAGTATCCTTCAAACCAATAAGATAAAAAAGCAGCTGTTACTACAAAACTAATAGTTATAATAGCTGTAAATGTTGCTATAAGTTTGGAAAATAAGCTCTTTTTCATTTACTATTTCACCTCAAATTTATACCCAACACCCCATACAGTTTCTATTTGCCAATTTGAACCTTCTTCTAATTTTTCTCTAAGCCTTTTTATATGCACATCAACAGTTCTAGAATCTCCTGGATAATCATATCCCCATACTTCACATAATAATTGTTCTCTAGTAAATACTCTATTTTTGTTGCTAGCTAAATAGTATAATAACTCAAATTCCTTTGGAGGCATCTTTATTTCTTTTCCATTATAAGTGACTGTATATGAATCTATATCTATAATTAAACCATCAAATTTCAATGTTTCTTTACTTATATTGTCTGTATTAAATCTTCTTAAAACAGCTTTTACTCTCGCTAATAATTCTTTAGGTTCAAAAGGTTTAACAATATAATCATCTGCCCCCAATTCTAATCCTAAAACCTTATCAAAAGTTTCTCCCTTTGCTGTTAACATTATTACTGGTGTCTGATTCTCTCTTCTTATCCACTTTAAGACATCAATTCCATCCATGCTAGGTAACATTATATCTAACAAAACTAAGTCTGGATTGTATTCTAAAAATGCATCTTGAGCTTTCTTGCCATCATGGCTAACTTTTGTATCAAATCCAGCGTTATCCAAGTACATTTTTATTACTTCACATATATTTTCATCATCATCTACTATTAATATTTTAGCTATTTTCCCATTAATCATTTTTATTCCTCCCATAATCCATATATATTTAATTTATCATATATAAACATAATGTAATAGATTAATATAAAAAAAGTTACAATTTATTTATATATATTTTAAAGGCTATTTCAAAAACAAAATTTGAAATAGCCTTGTCTATATTAATCAAATAATTTACTTACAGAAATTTCTTCATATATTCTTCTTATAGCTTCTGCAAATACTGGTGCTACGGATAAAACTTTAATTTTATCACTTGATTTAATCTTTGAAATATCTATTGTGTTTAAAGTTATAAGTTCTTTTATAACAGAATTATCTATTCTCTCTATAGCAGGTCCAGAAAGAACTGCATGAGTACAACATGCATAAACATCTTTAGCACCTCTTTCAACTAATGCATTGGCACCGTTAGTAATAGTTCCTGCTGTATCTATCATATCATCT
This window of the Clostridium cochlearium genome carries:
- a CDS encoding response regulator transcription factor; the encoded protein is MNGKIAKILIVDDDENICEVIKMYLDNAGFDTKVSHDGKKAQDAFLEYNPDLVLLDIMLPSMDGIDVLKWIRRENQTPVIMLTAKGETFDKVLGLELGADDYIVKPFEPKELLARVKAVLRRFNTDNISKETLKFDGLIIDIDSYTVTYNGKEIKMPPKEFELLYYLASNKNRVFTREQLLCEVWGYDYPGDSRTVDVHIKRLREKLEEGSNWQIETVWGVGYKFEVK